GCCTCAGAattcctgcttcctttcctttgccTGTTCATCTGTCTGTGAAGTGAGAAGATGGAAATGAGGTCACTTTGATTCAGAGTGCAGCTTATTGCTTCATTTTGTACAGAGAAGGCTTGAACAGGTTCAGCCCCTTGCTGAACAGTGCTCTAGACAGCTGGTGACCATGGATCCGGTCCTAATTTTCACTGTTCCTTTTACAGACCTTTCACTTACACAGGTTTCTAAGAGAAACTGAAGTGCatgaaaatgtaatgaaaaatgtCAAAGCAAAGTGATCTCAGTGAAGACAAATGAATCCTACACCACTGAAGTGTAAATGAGTAGAACTGTCACAGAGTAGGTCAAGGATGTGACTCCTTGGCATTAAAGATCGGGGGCTGAAAGTATGCAAACACTGCCAAGCGTCCTGGTTTTAACCTGTTTCAATGAATTTGTTCTGGGAACTTTTGTCTCCCCCTTGTGTTCTGTTGCCACACAGCTGTAAAATTCTTTCCCTAACTTCTAAAGTATTTCTGGAGTCACTTAATTTAGGCTGAAGATGATGTCAAAGTTGAGGAAAACGATTTCTGAACTCGCTTACATGGATGTTTGCACAGATACTCACAGAAgccacagaatggcctgggttggaagggacctcaaggatgatGAATCTCCagccccccaccacaggcagggctaccaaccccccatttaataccagaccaggctgcccagggcctcatccaacccagccttgaacacttccaaggacagggcatccacagcctctctgggctaCTGTCATAAAATCATACAACCTGTCTGTATGTATTTGCAGTGTGGCAGATGTAGGAGGTAGGCTGGTTCCTTGCAGTAGACTAAAGAGACATTCAGCGGTGTACTCTTTCAGTATAAAATATCCTCATCTGGATTGTTCTGTCTAACTAACTGCAATTGTCTGGTGTTGATACCTACCTTGGGCATGGTTTGTATTAATTCCTCTctaaaacagaagcagatacAGTAGCAGCAGAAGTACAGGCCTCTGGCCAATGAGAAGGCTGACTCTCCTTTGAAGCTATAATGGGTGTAATCAATTACCCACTGATTATAGAGGAAGCCTCTGGCTAGCAGGAGCTTAGTGTGTCCTCAGATCGTGGTCTTCTGTTGCTATCTTTTTCACTTCTAACAAGGAAAATAGGGGTGCCATATTCTTAGAGTGTCCCCAAAATGTTGACCAAGTGTCACCAGTAGGGCAGGGTGGGTGCTGTCAAGATCTGGGATCTGGCAATTGAAGAGTGTGGTTACATAGCGATGTGCTCCCTGGCTAACAGTGAATGTGGTGGGAGCCCTCCTGATAGTGCAGAGCCCTCAGTCACTGCTGAGTCTTCTCATCAtctctcttccctctccatTCCTCACTGCCCTATGCTGTGTGACCAGAGCCAATCGTTGATGTTCGGTGCTTCCCCAATGGAACTGCAGACTTGACTTGTGACATGGACAGCAACGAGAGCATGACATTTGAGTGGCTGCTGAACAACTCTCGGCTGAATGCCCATGAAGCTTGTATTAAGGACGGTGGGAAGAAGGTTCGCCTGGAGAAAACTGTGCCTGGGGAATTTGTATGTAAGATTAAACACGATCATGGCCTCTTGAGGACCAGGCCCattgtgctctcctgcagctaTGGTGAGTAATGGCAGTGACAGAAAATGTCTCTTGTGGTCTCTTGCAATGGGAATCAAAGGTGTTGTTGCTGTTGGTATGAAAATGAAGTCTCCTGTCCTTGGGCAGCTGCCTTCCAGACTTACCACATCCTCCCTTAGAAAGCATCCCCTTGACTTCCTTCTCCTGCCGTGTCTCAGACTGAACCTACAGTTATAGACAGGATGAAAGCCAGTTCGGCAGTTTCTTTGACCCAAACCTGCTGCAAGGAAGGGTCTATGtatctctgtttttctgcttacaATTGCAGGACTCTTACATTATTGGCCATGTCAGTTTTGAAACATGAGCTGCTTCCTGATCTGACATTCATCCATAATCCTAactacctgaaaaaaaaaacttctgctAATTCAGCCCCGTTGCTGAGTTGTTTTGTCTcatcttttttctgcttgtctAGAACAGCTACACAAAGATTTATCAGACTGTACAAATACATCCCTTGCTTGGTTATGTTTCTCTGTGAGGATACTGTGACCTCACCCATCTACAAGCTTTTCATAAATGCTCAGTGATCTGATTGAATGAGACTACAGTTAAATGAGACAGTAAGTCTGGATCCTAGGACTGCTAGAACTTCATGATGCAAAACACTGGTCAGTGTTGTAAACTGACtttgaataaaagcaaaaccaacctGATTAGATATCACAGATGGAGATGCAAGTGAATGGCTTTTGCAGTGAAGGTAGTCATAATGTTTTTGACTAATTTAGCTGTAAGTAATTTAACCAAGCTTGGTTGGTAGAGaaactgtgctgtgcagcagtacCTAGTGTTTTAGAAAACCATCTGAAAAGCTGTAATTCTACAGCAGATCAAGTACTGCCTTTTCTTATATGGCTGGTGTAGAGTTGGtatgaaagcagaaatactgaCCTGAGCCCTGCATCATGTGTTCTAAAAACATGGCACTAGCAATTGTGCAACAGCCATCCTAACTTTGTCCAGCTGAACTGACCTAAGGTTGTTCAGAACAGACAAACACAAGTTAAGTGAGACACTGAGGAACGAGAAGGCAAACAGCCATGAGCTTTGAATCAAGCCTTGTGATAAACCACACGACTGCTGACACCTACTGCTGTTTGTTCTGGGTGGCTGCCCAGTCCCCTGGGTCAAATATCtgttcctcttttcctcttcaaaagCCAATGGGGGAATTTAGTGATAGCTCTTTTGGGACGAATGCGTATTGGGAAAGGTATGAGAACAAGGAAGTAGCAGCAattctacctttttttcccccaccaaATGCATCCACGTTGATCAGAATTGATCTATAGCTATTATatttactagaaaaaaaaatgaagataagtTCAATtttgagagctgctctgaaagtaatacctcctattttattatgttggccacCAACATCAGAAGCAGTacaggttgaaccttcccaccaataacCCATTACACATTGCTGCCCTGCAACAGATGGCAgagtgtcactgaattcctccatgtggaaaaaaggGCACTCGTTGATCTTCAGCACTTGGTGAATCTTTCTGGTGACCGAAAAGTGGATataagcacagtgaggcagtgggtggtgtgtttcagcagtggcaacactAACAGTGGGTCACCTATGCTGGTGCAGACAtttatgagtgtggcatgcaggctcttgttcactgttagtaaaaatgcacagctaatggtggggactatattaaaaaacagtgttttgtagctctatcaaataattttattgtgGTCTTTGTtatagtttctgtggaaataaataggaggcaatacttttggagcaacctatgtaaATGAATTAAAGACTAACTCATTTTGTGGGTTATTATTTACTCCAGGCAGAGGGATAAACACAGCTTTCTCACTGTAGATACAGGATCACACTCTGTATGAGTGCTACATAAAAGCACTCATCTGGAGAACCTGTTGGCCgatgaaattcattttcagctctTGTTAGTATAAAACAATTTGGCAGAAATACTATCAATTTCCCAGGAGAAGAAGGGCTGTGAGCATAGAGGCCCTAAAATAAATGGATCAGAAGGTATCACATCAACACACACAGAGCGATTTTATTATTCACATTGTATTACtatgtttgctttatttccGATTTTGAACATAATACTTTGTCTCAGAAAGACCTTTTGAACAAATGGGGAatttgtaggaaaaaatattcaggATCACATACTGATCAACATATGCTTTCTGATCAACATATGCTTTCTGACCATATCCTCTCGAGTTCTCATCAAAACGGAAATAAAATGATCAGGGCAattatttctcatttgcttCAAGTTTAATTTTGAGGATAGACTTGTGTTAAAAATGTGATAACTGTTCCCAAAGAGACTGGAACGAACAGACCAAAGCCAACTACTTTCAGACTGTGTGATTTCATGCACAGACGTTTACAATTGCTTTTACCATTCTGCTGAATAACGTGGATGTAGCACGTCCTGGTCTTTGGGGATACTGGTGATCCATGTGTCTGAGGTCTCACATGCAAATCCCAGGAGCAGCATAGAGCGTGTGGCCCTTCTTCCAGAAGGAGATGCTAGCTAAGGACCAGCTCCTCTTCTGGGCTGCCTGTTTTCATAAAATTTCTTGAAATGTGGTATCTGTCAAACCACCACCTTTTCTGTTAAATTTGATGGAAGCTTGTGGATGATCTGAGATGTTATTGCTTGGAGTAGGCAGAAATAGACCTCGTGGTTGGTTGCATAAGCTTcttagtggggaaaaaaaacctccataCTGTAAGTAAACGATATGGCGTGTATGATGGTGTGCCACAGTTCAGAACTTCTCTTGCATCCTTTTAGATGATAAGAAGATTTAGATAAGATTAAGATAAGATCTAAAGATAGGATGGTGCTATGGTAGCTCTGAGTGAACTTGTAGATCTTAGACACTTAGAGCAGGAGGGAGATTTCTTGATCCAAACTAAAGCAACAGTGAAGCCCAAATGTCCTCACTTGGCTGTGGAGGTTCACCGCTGGGGATAAAGATGCTTGCCTACCCTGGTAATTATAATGCTGTCCTCTTGCAGGAGACCTTTTGCAGTATCCGTGGTTCATCTACATATTGGCAGGATGTGCAGGGGCCGCGGCCATCCTGGTGGCTGTTGTGTCCTCACTCATCTGTTGCTGCATGAGGAGGAAGCACAAGTTCATCCCCATACCCTCAGGTGAGTGGGGATCCCTAATTGCCAGAAGGGTCTCCCAGAGAACTGTGTGTGGAGGTTGGGGCTGAAACTGCCTCGATATGAAATGGCCTCACATTGGTAGGTGCCGCTCTTCCACCCAGTTCTCCCTGGCCCAGTGGAGCAGAGTCCTGCTCAATGATAGGCAACCCTTATGCCCAGTGTGGTCCTGGAGAAAGCCTTGCTTTTCCCTGTTTCAACTTGAATGTGCTTTCAAGaaacaagcacagcaaaaccTCTTTTTTATGGGCAAGAAAACTGAACCTTGCTTGGGGTCTGATGTGAAGGGACCTGAAAGCTTTTGCCGGCTGTATTTTGCCAGCACCTGTCCTCAGGTGCTCTCTGCCCATGCCCAGTGAGGTCATCCCAAGCTGTGATCTCACCAGCATGACCATGCTGGTCTTTGGCAAGTTGGGAGCAGCCCTCCGTCCTTGGCATCTGTTTGCTCTGGGAGTAGAGCCAGGGCTTTGTGAGGAGGAGGCTCAAGTGTGTTGGTGACCTGGCCTCTTGCTGGGATGTGCGGGACCTCTTTCCTTCAAGCCTCTGGTTTCGGCtttacagaggaagaaaaggatgatGGAATAACGATGTCGGTGGTGTCCAGTGAAGGTGTGAAGAGCCCCCCCAATGGAGACCATGTGGAGGCTCAAGCTGGCCAGATTGACTGCCCTTCAGTTCCAGGTGGGCTCAGTGACTTGTTTTACATCAGATAGCCTGTTGGAGAGGGTAAAGCATAAAATGGGTGCATGTGGCCACTGGGAAGGAGCTGACTGGAGGGGAGGCCTGTCTACACTGCAGGTGTTGCAGCAGGGCATCTGTCAACATAGCACCCACACTCTGCTCCTTCATAGGGGTAGCTCCTCCTTCACCCAGCAGTGAGATGGAGCAGCAGCCATCTCATCAGCATCCCACAGAGGGTACAGGTTGCAGACTCTGTGCCAGTGTCTGCAGAGTTCAAACACGTATCTAAATAAATAGCAACCTTACTCCAAAGTAGCAGCTTTCCTGCATTTTTTATCACCTCTCTCTGTCCTCTACAGTTGCTTTTTTATAAGTATCAGCATTGTTTTAATAGACCTTGTCCTTGGGACAGCATCTAACAATAGGGACATGGtagagtcaccgtccctggaggtgttcaaggaccttgtagatgtggcaccaagggacatggttagtgggcatgatggggatggCTTGGTGGTCAGACTGAGTGACtctagtggtcttttccaaccttcatgagTGCTTTTTGCACTGGGACTCCTTCAAATTTGTGTAACAAATACAAATGCTGGCAGCACGTTCTTCAGTAATGCATCAGCAGCTGAAGTAGGGCCAGAAGAGATATCACAAATCTGAACAGCATTACACAGTGATGAGCATGAGCTCTGCTCCTACTGTTCTTCACTGAGCTGCACACAGCATCTCACCCACTCAGCTGTACTTTCTATCCTTAGATGCTTCTTTGCCCTGCCTTCAATTgattaaaaacatttatcaaAGAAGCATCACCCCTAAATGACTACTAACAAAGCATTTGTTAAtgtagggaaagaaaaaagaaaaaaaagatgcaagtgATTCAGATAATTGCTCAATATTAATATCTTAAATATGTAGAATTTATTTTGTCTAAAAAAATCCTCAGCCTTAGCTTGACTTACAAAGCATCCCATCTTTAATTTCTCTACAGCAGAATTGCATGTGAAAAGTATTAAGGTGAGAATATATTACATATACACACAGGCAGCTTTTATGGTTCAGATGTAACTGAATAGATTTGGCTTCGGTATTTTGGGCTGCTGGGCTCAAATTGCTTTCAGCACCAACGTATCTTACAGAGAAACCATGATGAGCAGCTCAATAAATGAGTGGTTATGAAGCATACTGAAATCAGGCTTGTAGAAATCAAGCCTGGGGTGGGGACAGCCGGGAGCAATGGGGGTTGAGGGAAAACCTTTTCTGCAGGGATGACTGTCGGCACACATGTATGAGCcacctttcccttcttttccagACACTGCCCGGACTGATTCAGGCATTGAGCCTCAGCCCATGGTGGAAGAAAATTTCCCAGTAGCAGCAGAGCCTGGGGAAATGGCAGACCCAGAGATGATAGCTGATGTGGAAAGCCAGGAAAATGCTTCAAACTGTTTCCCTGACCCAACTGATAACTGATCTGAATACGCTCATTGTTCCACCCTTTCCCAAGTCCCTTGACACCCATCCTTTGCATCCCATAGTCTCGCTGTAAGAATTGGTCTGAAAGATTTGAGTAGGGGGAAGATGTGATGTGTCAGGCCTGCTAAGCtcatttacaggaaaaaaaaaagaaaaaaaaagtacatgtGTGGCTTCAGGACCTTGCGCTGGCAGGTTCAGTAGAAAAAATGGGCAGCTCTCTGGTGCTTGGCTTGTGAGCAGACATGCAGTTACTCTGTGGAGCCCTGAGGACACCTGGCATCAAATGGGTGAtgccttctgctttctgcttgctcCATGCCTCCCATCTCTGCCAGCCAGTGGCTCCTGCAAGGGGCAGGTGGGCAGCATGGCAGTCCCAGGTAGAAACCAGGAACCACAGGAGGTCTCCTGAGAACGTCTCTTATCaggaggcactggcacaggatgTCCCGTCTCCAGATGTTTtcagggctgggctggatggggcctgAGGCAGCCCTATCTCCCCAGCAGGGCTTTAAGGTCCCgtctaacccaagccattctgtgattctataatttcaaagcattttttttcagggGCTCTGCAAGAAAGTCTGACCAAGTCTGCCTTCAGCAGAGCGTGTGCTATGCTGGACGTTAATCTGAACTGCTGCTCCAGACCCCACCAGTACCTTCAACCAGAGATGAACTGCTCAGGGTGCCAGAGCTCCAAAAGTTCTGTTGCCAGCTCTCTTTACTTTCAGCAGAAGAATGCCTGGGGCTTGGACGCATTCATTTTGGCAGAAATATTGATTATGATGCTGAGA
The sequence above is a segment of the Excalfactoria chinensis isolate bCotChi1 chromosome 1, bCotChi1.hap2, whole genome shotgun sequence genome. Coding sequences within it:
- the LOC140256399 gene encoding uncharacterized protein, with product MDFNSPFILQCLLVITTVTDGSATTIGVFSGSSAKFPVEAENFQNVPKMSWNNKNCSTDVEHDTLLAECYPSSKRWLKLENGSLVLRRVEKEDEGNYEFCFNNTKLLFTLKVFEPIVDVRCFPNGTADLTCDMDSNESMTFEWLLNNSRLNAHEACIKDGGKKVRLEKTVPGEFVCKIKHDHGLLRTRPIVLSCSYGDLLQYPWFIYILAGCAGAAAILVAVVSSLICCCMRRKHKFIPIPSEEEKDDGITMSVVSSEGVKSPPNGDHVEAQAGQIDCPSVPDTARTDSGIEPQPMVEENFPVAAEPGEMADPEMIADVESQENASNCFPDPTDN